In bacterium, one DNA window encodes the following:
- a CDS encoding bifunctional (p)ppGpp synthetase/guanosine-3',5'-bis(diphosphate) 3'-pyrophosphohydrolase has translation MTDLAVARGRHDAAQAELEPILSALRGHFPDADDDIVIHAYDLAQSYHAGQFRLSGDPFITHPIAVAQILAEYGLDAETIAAGLLHDTVEDTDLTLREVEDLFGENVARITDGVTKLDGVEFDITREEAQAETIRKMVVSMAQDVRVLIIKLADRLHNLRTIHPLPVERQQIKARESLEIYAPLAHRMGFQEVKHEMENLCFEILYPGRYQEIEDLIRQRAPEREAVIRQVMSEASEILARAGIDAVLKGRPKHHYSIYRKMVDSRLSFEDIHDLIGIRILVEIVKDCYGALGLVHSRWTPVQGRFKDYIALPKFNLYQSLHTTVIGPDGKPLEVQIRTHEMDLRAEFGIAAHWRYKEGGTSTDLAWMVDLRNLPADYEDPAEFLANLKLDLYEDLVFVLTPQGDVKTLPRGATPVDFAYSVHTEVGHRCVGAKVNGRLVTLATELQSGDIVEIITTKSDDSGPTRDWLGFVRTSKARSKIKQWFSRARRKESLQSGRDAVQDLIRRDRVHIIKNERTRVLHDVALTLGYRDTETMYIAVGDGAVAPQTVVSRIKRVLSTPVVGEDLGTLDPVRRRTDRPAGEGVIVEGFDDVWVRIARCCSPVPGDDLVGFVTVGRGVSIHRTECSNMQRLAGQEERMIEASWAPGQLSSFSAWIQVEALDRPNLLRDITSVISDAGANIVGASSRTDRDRVAVLRYEVELSDPGQLDRLLAGVRRVASVYEAFRLRPG, from the coding sequence ATGACAGACCTTGCGGTAGCGCGCGGTCGCCACGATGCCGCCCAAGCCGAGCTGGAACCGATCCTCTCCGCCCTTAGAGGTCACTTCCCGGATGCCGACGACGACATCGTCATCCATGCCTACGACCTGGCTCAGAGCTACCACGCCGGCCAGTTCCGGCTGTCCGGCGATCCCTTCATCACCCATCCCATCGCGGTCGCGCAGATACTGGCCGAGTACGGGCTCGATGCCGAGACGATCGCCGCCGGACTGCTCCACGACACCGTGGAGGACACCGACCTGACCCTCCGCGAAGTCGAGGACCTGTTCGGTGAGAACGTGGCCCGCATAACCGACGGGGTCACCAAGCTGGACGGAGTGGAGTTCGACATCACGCGGGAGGAGGCCCAGGCAGAGACCATCCGCAAGATGGTGGTATCCATGGCTCAGGATGTGCGCGTGCTGATCATCAAGCTCGCCGACCGGCTCCACAACCTCAGGACCATCCATCCGCTGCCGGTGGAGCGCCAGCAAATCAAGGCGCGGGAGAGTCTGGAGATCTACGCGCCGCTGGCTCATCGGATGGGCTTCCAGGAGGTCAAGCATGAGATGGAAAACCTCTGCTTCGAGATCCTGTACCCGGGCCGCTACCAGGAGATCGAGGACCTCATCCGGCAGCGGGCGCCCGAGCGGGAGGCCGTGATCCGCCAGGTCATGTCGGAGGCGAGTGAGATACTGGCCCGAGCCGGGATAGACGCGGTGCTCAAGGGACGCCCGAAGCACCACTATTCCATCTACCGCAAGATGGTCGACAGCAGGTTGTCGTTCGAGGACATCCACGACCTGATCGGTATCCGGATCCTGGTGGAGATAGTCAAGGACTGCTACGGCGCGCTGGGGCTGGTCCACTCCCGGTGGACTCCGGTCCAGGGGCGGTTCAAGGACTATATAGCCCTTCCCAAGTTCAATCTCTACCAGAGCCTGCACACCACCGTGATCGGTCCCGACGGCAAGCCGCTGGAGGTTCAGATCCGCACTCACGAGATGGATCTGCGCGCGGAGTTCGGCATCGCCGCCCACTGGAGATACAAGGAAGGCGGGACGAGCACCGACCTGGCGTGGATGGTGGATCTCCGCAACCTGCCGGCCGACTACGAGGACCCGGCCGAGTTCCTGGCCAACCTCAAGCTCGACCTGTACGAGGACCTGGTGTTCGTGCTCACCCCGCAGGGGGACGTGAAGACCCTGCCGCGCGGCGCCACTCCTGTGGACTTCGCCTACTCGGTCCACACCGAGGTGGGCCACCGGTGCGTGGGAGCCAAGGTGAACGGACGGCTGGTGACCCTGGCCACCGAGCTCCAATCGGGCGACATCGTGGAGATCATCACCACCAAGTCCGACGACTCCGGACCCACCAGGGACTGGCTCGGCTTCGTCCGCACCTCCAAGGCCCGCTCCAAGATCAAGCAGTGGTTCTCACGGGCTCGCCGCAAGGAGTCCCTCCAGTCGGGACGGGACGCCGTCCAGGACCTGATCAGGCGGGACCGGGTCCACATCATCAAGAACGAGCGGACCAGGGTGCTTCACGACGTGGCCCTCACGCTCGGCTACCGCGACACGGAGACGATGTACATAGCGGTCGGGGACGGTGCGGTAGCCCCGCAGACGGTCGTCAGCCGGATCAAGCGGGTGCTCTCGACTCCGGTGGTGGGGGAGGATCTCGGGACGTTAGACCCGGTGCGGCGGAGGACGGACCGACCGGCCGGCGAGGGTGTCATAGTGGAGGGATTCGATGACGTCTGGGTCCGGATCGCCCGGTGCTGCAGTCCGGTACCCGGCGATGATCTGGTGGGGTTCGTCACAGTCGGTCGAGGAGTGTCGATCCATCGCACCGAATGCAGCAATATGCAGCGCCTGGCCGGCCAGGAGGAGCGCATGATCGAGGCGAGTTGGGCGCCGGGCCAGCTCAGCAGCTTCAGTGCGTGGATACAGGTGGAGGCTCTCGACCGGCCCAACCTGCTTCGGGACATCACCTCGGTCATATCGGATGCGGGCGCCAACATCGTGGGGGCGTCCTCGCGGACCGACCGCGACCGGGTCGCGGTCCTCCGATACGAGGTGGAGCTATCGGATCCCGGCCAGTTGGACCGGTTGCTGGCAGGCGTGCGCCGGGTTGCCAGCGTCTACGAAGCCTTCCGCCTGCGGCCGGGTTGA
- a CDS encoding MBL fold metallo-hydrolase, translating into MLIRRLELWLAATNTYVVAPETGGPAVVIDAPPDCLDPVAGLLAAHDLVPTALLVTHGHVDHLGGAGSFVAGTGVSVYLHPDDDFLARRPEEQLRTLMGTVPPGDYRSPESYRELSDGLSLDLAGLRLDVVATPGHTPGHCCFYLSEEAILFSGDQLFAGSIGRTDLPGGDYQTLMKSMREKVIPLDDGVTVMPGHGPSTTIGRERRSNPFLGGY; encoded by the coding sequence ATGCTCATCCGTCGACTCGAGTTGTGGCTGGCCGCCACCAACACCTACGTGGTCGCCCCCGAGACCGGCGGGCCGGCTGTCGTCATCGATGCTCCACCGGACTGCCTCGACCCCGTCGCCGGTCTGCTGGCGGCGCATGACCTGGTCCCGACGGCCCTACTGGTCACCCATGGCCATGTCGATCACCTGGGAGGCGCCGGTAGCTTCGTGGCCGGAACCGGGGTCTCCGTCTACCTCCACCCTGATGATGACTTCCTGGCCCGTCGTCCGGAGGAGCAGCTCCGCACCTTGATGGGGACCGTTCCGCCGGGGGACTACCGGTCGCCCGAGAGCTATCGGGAGCTCTCCGACGGCCTGTCTCTCGATCTGGCCGGACTCCGGCTCGACGTAGTGGCTACGCCCGGACATACTCCCGGGCACTGTTGTTTCTATCTGTCCGAAGAGGCGATACTCTTCTCGGGCGACCAGCTGTTCGCCGGCTCGATCGGCCGAACCGACCTCCCCGGCGGGGATTACCAGACCCTCATGAAGAGCATGAGGGAGAAAGTGATCCCCCTCGACGACGGGGTAACCGTCATGCCGGGCCATGGTCCCTCGACCACGATCGGCCGCGAGCGGCGTTCCAATCCCTTTCTGGGAGGGTACTGA
- a CDS encoding adenine phosphoribosyltransferase yields the protein MTVMDVGRLSTLVRDVPGFPVPEVTFKDITPLLADPDALRLATDLLAAPFEDASVTTVAGIEARGFVLAPAVALVLGCGFVPLRKPGKLPYHTRKEEYQLEYGLDALEVHVDGVGPDDRVLLVDDVIATGGTARAATNLIRGLDAELVGMGVLIELAFLGGRETLDGVDLHSILTYDS from the coding sequence ATGACGGTGATGGATGTCGGTCGGTTGAGCACGCTGGTCCGTGACGTCCCCGGCTTCCCGGTTCCGGAGGTGACGTTCAAGGACATCACGCCGCTGCTGGCCGATCCCGACGCCCTCCGGTTGGCCACAGACCTGCTCGCTGCTCCGTTCGAAGATGCGAGTGTGACCACGGTGGCGGGGATCGAGGCCCGGGGTTTCGTGCTGGCGCCGGCTGTCGCCCTCGTCCTCGGCTGCGGCTTCGTACCGCTGCGGAAGCCGGGAAAGTTGCCCTACCACACCCGTAAGGAGGAGTACCAACTCGAGTACGGGCTAGACGCGCTGGAGGTTCATGTCGACGGCGTCGGCCCGGACGACCGGGTGCTGCTAGTGGACGACGTGATAGCCACCGGCGGCACGGCCCGGGCGGCTACCAACCTGATCCGGGGGCTGGACGCGGAACTGGTCGGCATGGGGGTACTCATCGAGCTGGCCTTTCTGGGTGGAAGGGAAACGCTGGACGGAGTCGATCTGCATTCGATCCTGACCTATGACAGCTGA
- the alaS gene encoding alanine--tRNA ligase: MRANAIRRAFTDFFAERNHVVRPSASLIPTDPTLLVTNAGMVPFKPYFLGEEEPPWPRAVSIQKCVRTVDIDIIGTTARHLTMFEMLGNFSFGDYFKELAIRYAFDFVTGPLGLDPERLWYTVYETDDEAEEIWIDSIGVPPDRVQRGGKDNFWQMGIPGPCGPCSEIFIDRGPAYGPDGGPIGGGEDRFVELWNLVFMQNIQDEPYHVVGDIPAKGIDTGTGLERLAMILQGVDTLFEADCVHDVLAAASGALGRTYGEDERVDVALRLLADHARASTFLIGDLALPGNEGRGYVVRRLIRRAVRHAWQLGSESLIMPRLAEVTADIMEDAYPELKANLDFIRHVFEREESRFRRTLAAGTQMLDEALVGSEPGAVVSGALAFKLHDTYGFPIDLTREIVEEQRREVDLDGFEAEMAAQRARAKAAWKGGAEAVRVDSYKRILDTVGPTEFLGYVRDDSPALVLAILREGELVERAEKGQEVEVFLNRSPFYAEAGGQVGDVGLIASVTGQIEVGDTQAAVTGLHGHHGKVKSGFVQTGQEVDARVDSPRRDRIRKSHTGTHLLHWALREVIGEHANQAGSLVQDGRLRFDFSHYTAVAAEELGEVEQLVNQRVVDNHHVGLLETSKDEAEAMGALAFFGDKYGERVRVVSVGDFSVEFCGGTHVGSSAEVGPLLVTSESSIGSNVRRVEALTGMAAYSYAREAREQLTDVGRFLGLSMSEVPAGVRRLAERADAIQSELDQRRRQERTAIAADLAGAARRTGDTSWLVAELDDHAPVALRQVGAQVRDRLGSGVVVLGSRAGGKGALVGLATRDLVDRGVSVADLVLVGAKLLGGGGSRDPELSQAGGPRGDKVGEALDAIREAVARRLSA; encoded by the coding sequence ATGCGAGCCAATGCCATCCGGCGCGCCTTCACCGACTTCTTTGCCGAACGCAATCACGTAGTTCGGCCGTCCGCGTCGCTGATCCCCACCGACCCGACGCTGCTCGTGACCAACGCCGGCATGGTCCCGTTCAAGCCCTATTTCCTCGGGGAGGAGGAGCCGCCCTGGCCCCGGGCGGTCAGCATCCAGAAGTGCGTGCGAACGGTCGACATCGACATCATCGGCACCACTGCCCGCCATCTCACCATGTTCGAGATGCTCGGCAACTTCTCCTTCGGTGACTACTTCAAGGAACTGGCCATCCGCTACGCCTTCGATTTCGTCACCGGACCGCTCGGCCTGGATCCCGAACGTCTCTGGTACACGGTGTACGAGACCGACGACGAGGCCGAGGAGATCTGGATCGACTCGATCGGGGTTCCACCTGATCGGGTGCAGCGGGGCGGTAAGGACAACTTCTGGCAGATGGGCATTCCCGGTCCGTGCGGTCCGTGCTCGGAGATCTTCATCGACCGGGGCCCTGCCTACGGGCCTGACGGGGGCCCGATCGGTGGTGGCGAGGACCGGTTCGTGGAGCTCTGGAACCTGGTCTTCATGCAGAACATCCAGGATGAGCCCTATCACGTTGTCGGCGACATCCCTGCCAAGGGGATTGATACTGGCACCGGGCTGGAGCGTCTGGCCATGATCCTCCAGGGAGTCGACACTCTTTTCGAGGCCGACTGCGTCCATGACGTGCTGGCGGCCGCCTCCGGGGCCCTGGGCCGGACCTATGGCGAGGACGAACGGGTCGACGTGGCGCTTCGCCTGCTGGCCGACCACGCCCGCGCCTCCACGTTCCTCATCGGCGACCTCGCCCTGCCCGGAAACGAAGGCCGGGGTTACGTGGTGAGGCGCCTGATCCGTCGAGCGGTGCGCCACGCCTGGCAACTGGGTAGCGAGAGCCTCATCATGCCCCGGCTGGCCGAGGTGACCGCCGACATCATGGAGGATGCCTACCCGGAACTCAAGGCCAACCTCGACTTCATCCGGCACGTCTTCGAGCGTGAGGAGTCCCGATTCCGGCGCACCCTCGCCGCCGGGACCCAGATGCTGGACGAGGCACTGGTGGGTTCGGAGCCGGGTGCCGTTGTGTCGGGCGCCCTGGCCTTCAAGCTGCATGACACGTACGGCTTCCCGATCGACCTCACCCGGGAGATCGTGGAGGAGCAGCGGCGCGAGGTGGACCTGGACGGGTTCGAGGCCGAGATGGCCGCCCAGAGGGCCCGCGCCAAGGCCGCTTGGAAGGGGGGAGCCGAGGCGGTCCGCGTGGACTCCTACAAGCGAATCCTCGACACCGTAGGCCCCACCGAGTTCCTGGGTTACGTCAGGGACGACTCGCCCGCCCTGGTCCTGGCCATACTCCGGGAGGGGGAGTTGGTGGAGAGGGCCGAGAAGGGTCAGGAGGTGGAGGTCTTCCTGAACAGGTCACCGTTCTACGCCGAGGCCGGTGGGCAGGTGGGTGATGTCGGGTTGATCGCGTCGGTGACCGGACAGATCGAGGTAGGCGACACGCAAGCGGCCGTGACCGGCTTGCACGGCCACCACGGCAAGGTGAAGAGCGGGTTCGTCCAGACCGGCCAGGAAGTGGATGCCCGTGTCGACAGCCCCCGGCGCGACCGCATCCGCAAGTCCCACACCGGTACTCACCTCCTCCATTGGGCGCTCCGGGAGGTGATAGGGGAGCACGCCAACCAGGCCGGTTCCCTGGTCCAGGACGGGCGGCTCCGCTTCGACTTCAGCCACTACACGGCGGTGGCCGCCGAAGAGCTCGGCGAGGTGGAGCAGTTGGTCAACCAGCGGGTCGTGGACAACCATCATGTGGGCCTGCTCGAGACGTCCAAGGACGAGGCCGAGGCGATGGGGGCGCTGGCCTTCTTCGGTGACAAGTACGGTGAGCGGGTGCGGGTGGTCTCGGTGGGGGACTTCTCGGTCGAGTTCTGCGGTGGCACCCATGTGGGCAGTTCCGCGGAGGTAGGACCGCTGCTGGTCACCTCCGAATCCTCTATCGGATCGAACGTGCGCCGGGTGGAGGCTCTGACCGGTATGGCCGCCTATTCCTATGCCAGGGAAGCGAGGGAGCAACTGACCGACGTAGGTCGCTTCCTTGGCCTGTCGATGTCGGAGGTCCCGGCGGGAGTGCGCCGGCTCGCCGAGCGGGCCGACGCCATCCAGAGCGAATTGGACCAGCGCCGCCGGCAGGAGAGGACTGCGATCGCCGCCGACCTGGCCGGTGCCGCCCGGCGTACCGGCGATACCTCGTGGCTGGTGGCCGAACTCGACGATCACGCCCCGGTGGCGTTGCGCCAGGTGGGGGCGCAGGTCCGGGACCGGCTCGGGTCCGGCGTCGTGGTGCTGGGGAGCCGGGCGGGCGGAAAGGGGGCGCTGGTCGGCCTGGCGACCCGTGACCTGGTCGACAGGGGTGTCTCGGTGGCCGATCTGGTGCTGGTGGGCGCCAAGCTCCTCGGAGGAGGCGGCAGTCGCGATCCCGAGTTGTCACAGGCGGGCGGACCCAGGGGCGACAAGGTAGGCGAGGCTCTGGACGCGATCCGGGAGGCGGTGGCGCGCCGTCTGAGTGCCTGA
- the ruvX gene encoding Holliday junction resolvase RuvX, whose translation MSAGPGGASRIMGIDYGSRRVGVALSDRLGIAAHPFVVLEAGPGLGRRLADMVGAEDVAKVVVGLPVSLDGSEHAAARRTRRFVDRLRPLVGVEVVLYDERLTTRIAESVLVAAGTSRAKRRRRVDKVAAAVMLQGYLDSQARPRVE comes from the coding sequence ATGAGCGCCGGACCGGGAGGAGCCAGCCGCATCATGGGCATCGACTACGGAAGCCGGCGCGTGGGTGTTGCTCTCTCCGACCGTCTCGGTATCGCCGCCCATCCCTTCGTAGTACTCGAGGCTGGCCCGGGCCTCGGCCGCCGGCTGGCCGACATGGTCGGTGCGGAGGATGTGGCCAAGGTGGTGGTGGGGCTGCCGGTTTCCCTCGATGGAAGCGAGCACGCTGCTGCCCGCAGGACCCGCCGGTTCGTCGATCGGCTCCGCCCCCTCGTCGGGGTGGAGGTGGTCCTGTACGACGAGCGCCTGACCACCCGGATCGCCGAGAGCGTCCTGGTGGCGGCTGGGACATCGCGGGCCAAGCGCCGCCGACGGGTCGACAAGGTGGCGGCCGCGGTGATGCTGCAGGGTTATCTCGATAGCCAAGCCCGCCCGAGGGTCGAATGA
- the hisS gene encoding histidine--tRNA ligase: MSFRAPKGTDDVLPPESRRWRELLRSWDLLAEQYGYAYVATPIFEATDLFARGVGEATEVVEKQMYSFRDKGGRHLTLRPEVTASVLRAYIQGGLSGEFKGAYSGPCFRYERPQEGRRRQFWQLGVEYLGAPDAEADLEVIELGYRYLLDCGLGDVVVHVNSIGDAPDRVAYHARLSGWLAERSHLFSKDARRRIHTNPLRVLDSKADQEVVADAPVPVDYLEGEAAAHHSQLLAGLQERGIAHRHAPRLVRGLDYYNRTVFEYIPPSYAAAHNAVGGGGRYDGLSRLLGGGDLPGVGLALGLDRILSAAGQSPPARALDVFLVVADQERRSLAHAFARRLRAAGVRCDLVAGRRSVKAQFRAANRRDAAAAVVIGAEWDDGLVTVKDLSSGDERTIPAGEVAAWVIGGPAGGGS, from the coding sequence ATGAGCTTCCGGGCGCCCAAGGGCACCGACGACGTATTGCCCCCGGAGTCCCGGCGCTGGCGCGAGCTGCTCCGTTCCTGGGACTTGCTGGCCGAACAGTACGGGTATGCCTACGTCGCCACCCCCATATTCGAGGCCACCGACCTGTTCGCACGGGGGGTGGGCGAGGCTACCGAGGTGGTCGAGAAGCAGATGTACAGCTTCCGGGACAAGGGAGGGCGGCATCTCACTCTCCGTCCCGAGGTCACCGCCAGTGTTCTGAGGGCCTACATCCAGGGGGGCCTGTCGGGCGAGTTCAAGGGCGCCTACTCGGGGCCGTGCTTCCGGTATGAACGCCCGCAGGAGGGCCGTCGCCGGCAGTTCTGGCAATTGGGGGTCGAGTACCTGGGCGCCCCTGACGCCGAGGCCGACCTGGAGGTGATCGAACTCGGCTATCGCTACCTGCTGGATTGCGGCCTCGGCGACGTGGTCGTGCACGTGAACTCCATCGGTGACGCCCCGGATCGGGTGGCCTACCACGCCCGGCTGTCGGGCTGGCTTGCCGAGCGAAGCCACCTGTTCTCCAAGGATGCCCGCCGGCGGATCCATACCAACCCCTTGCGGGTGCTCGATTCCAAAGCCGACCAGGAAGTGGTGGCTGACGCTCCCGTTCCCGTCGACTATCTGGAAGGGGAGGCGGCCGCCCATCACAGCCAGCTCCTCGCCGGTCTCCAGGAGCGGGGAATCGCGCACCGCCACGCCCCCCGGTTGGTGCGGGGGCTGGACTACTACAACCGCACCGTGTTCGAGTACATCCCGCCAAGCTATGCCGCGGCCCATAACGCGGTCGGTGGCGGCGGCCGTTACGACGGATTGTCCCGGCTGCTCGGCGGCGGCGATCTACCGGGCGTAGGTCTGGCGCTGGGGCTCGACCGGATACTGTCGGCGGCCGGGCAGAGCCCGCCGGCGAGGGCGCTGGACGTGTTCCTGGTGGTGGCCGACCAGGAGCGCCGCAGCCTCGCCCATGCCTTCGCCCGTCGCCTCAGGGCGGCGGGGGTCCGGTGTGACCTGGTGGCGGGCCGCCGATCCGTCAAGGCGCAGTTCCGGGCGGCCAATCGACGTGATGCGGCGGCAGCGGTGGTGATCGGCGCCGAGTGGGACGACGGGTTGGTGACCGTCAAGGACCTCAGCTCGGGCGATGAGCGCACCATACCGGCCGGCGAGGTGGCGGCTTGGGTCATCGGCGGTCCCGCGGGAGGCGGGTCATGA
- the aspS gene encoding aspartate--tRNA ligase, with the protein MTAYRSHFADELGPDQLDQHVRVAGWVARVRDLGGISFFDLRDGRGIVQVVVDPAVVPSASDLRMEYCVRVEGTLRRRPAGTENPDLPTGDFEVEAGVLEVLSRAAPLPFMIDDRSHSEERVRLEYRYLDLRRPRMAANLRARSRCISAIRRTLDGLGFLDVETPTLVNSTPEGARDFLVPSRLRLGRFYALPQSPQLFKQLLMIAGVERYYQIARCYRDEDTRADRQIEFTQLDLEGSFWEREDVFAAIEQVVAAVVRDLRGAELPLPLPRITYDEALARYGTDKPDLRFGMEVTELSDAFSGTGFRGFAGALASGGVVRGINAGPMSPSRAELDGLVGRARELGAAGLVWAVVKDGGGWRSPVAKFLDAAEIAEATRSLDASPGDLLLLVAGEAAMASSVLGAIRLDLGRPGSHEELCFAWIVDFPVFETTEGGDLVPSHHPFTAPVSVEEMRERPETAVAQAYDLVLNGSELGSGSVRIHDPDTQRAVFETLGISDEEAESRFGWFLEALAYGTPPHAGFAVGIDRLVAILQNEISIREVIPFPKTQSGADPLTTAPTRVVDDHLEELGLDLTATAKAALAATDQPPTGPSEPAGS; encoded by the coding sequence ATGACCGCTTACCGTTCGCATTTCGCCGACGAGCTGGGACCCGATCAGCTGGATCAGCATGTGAGGGTGGCCGGCTGGGTGGCTCGGGTCAGGGACCTGGGCGGTATCTCGTTCTTCGACCTGAGGGACGGGCGGGGGATAGTGCAAGTGGTGGTCGATCCGGCTGTGGTCCCGTCCGCATCGGACCTCCGCATGGAGTACTGCGTCCGCGTGGAGGGTACGCTCCGCCGGCGCCCGGCCGGGACCGAGAACCCTGACCTCCCCACCGGGGACTTCGAGGTCGAAGCCGGTGTGCTCGAGGTGTTGAGCAGGGCGGCGCCACTCCCGTTCATGATCGACGACCGTTCCCACTCGGAGGAGCGGGTCCGGCTCGAGTATCGCTATCTGGATCTGCGCCGCCCCCGCATGGCCGCCAATCTGCGAGCCCGTTCCCGGTGCATCAGCGCCATACGGCGCACTCTCGACGGCCTGGGCTTCCTGGATGTGGAGACCCCCACGCTCGTCAACTCGACGCCCGAGGGAGCCCGGGACTTCCTGGTACCGAGCCGGCTGCGGCTCGGCCGGTTCTACGCCCTACCCCAGAGTCCTCAGCTCTTCAAGCAGTTGCTCATGATTGCCGGGGTGGAGCGCTACTACCAGATCGCCCGCTGCTACCGGGACGAGGACACCCGGGCCGATCGCCAGATCGAGTTCACCCAGCTGGACCTGGAGGGATCGTTCTGGGAGCGGGAGGACGTCTTCGCCGCCATCGAGCAGGTGGTGGCGGCCGTGGTGCGAGACCTGCGCGGCGCCGAGCTCCCACTACCACTACCCAGGATCACTTACGACGAGGCGCTGGCCCGCTACGGCACCGACAAGCCGGATCTACGTTTCGGCATGGAGGTGACCGAGCTGTCGGATGCGTTCTCGGGCACCGGCTTCCGCGGCTTCGCCGGCGCTCTCGCCTCGGGGGGCGTGGTCCGGGGCATCAACGCCGGGCCGATGAGTCCCTCCCGGGCAGAGTTGGACGGTCTGGTGGGCCGGGCCAGGGAATTGGGCGCCGCCGGCCTGGTCTGGGCCGTGGTCAAGGATGGCGGCGGTTGGCGGTCGCCCGTGGCCAAGTTCCTCGACGCCGCCGAGATAGCGGAGGCGACCCGGAGTCTCGATGCATCGCCCGGCGACTTGTTGTTGCTGGTGGCCGGCGAGGCCGCCATGGCCTCCTCGGTGCTGGGGGCGATCCGCCTGGATCTGGGACGGCCCGGTAGTCATGAGGAATTGTGTTTCGCCTGGATAGTGGACTTTCCGGTCTTCGAGACGACCGAGGGTGGTGACCTGGTTCCCTCACACCATCCCTTTACCGCACCGGTCTCGGTGGAGGAGATGCGGGAGCGGCCGGAGACGGCCGTGGCTCAGGCATACGACCTGGTGCTCAACGGGTCCGAGCTGGGCTCCGGGTCTGTGCGGATCCATGACCCCGATACCCAGCGGGCCGTGTTCGAGACCCTGGGCATCTCCGATGAGGAGGCTGAGTCACGTTTCGGCTGGTTCCTCGAGGCCCTTGCCTACGGGACGCCACCCCATGCCGGCTTCGCGGTGGGGATCGATCGCCTGGTGGCCATCCTCCAGAACGAGATCAGTATCAGGGAGGTGATCCCGTTCCCCAAGACCCAGAGCGGCGCCGATCCGCTCACCACCGCTCCGACCCGGGTGGTCGATGACCACCTGGAGGAACTCGGCCTGGACCTCACGGCCACCGCCAAGGCGGCCCTGGCCGCCACGGACCAACCCCCGACGGGGCCTTCCGAGCCCGCCGGATCCTGA
- a CDS encoding replication-associated recombination protein A has protein sequence MPSEPDLFSAGRERRRRRVAPLADRMRPRSLQEVVGQPDLLGKGAAFRAMVESGRLVSVLLFGPPGTGKTTLARLMASESDAVFEQLTASAHGVRDVRRVLEGAERRLGEQGTRTVLFLDEIHRFNKAQQDALLPGVENGTVILVGATTENPFFEVNSPLISRCTLLRLVPLSAAEVVELLERALTDRERGLGSAAMAIDPSAAEALARRAGGDARLSLNVLELAAIVAGGGGRTTITYRDVEEALQRRIIRYDKKGDQHYDVISAFIKSMRGSDPDAALYWLHTMLSAGEDPEFVARRMVIFASEDVGMADPDALVQAVAAAQALAMVGLPEAAYNLSQAAIYLATAPKSDSVKRSMGATRRAVEETPAATVPAHLRSTGGRLVSSQVDGTPAGYVDPHTGPGHLVQQPHLPEQMEGRILYRPTRQGREAGVADRLEEWDRVLGRPTRAGD, from the coding sequence ATGCCGTCCGAACCCGACCTGTTCTCCGCCGGCCGGGAGAGACGCCGGCGCCGGGTGGCCCCGCTGGCCGACCGCATGCGTCCCCGGTCCTTGCAAGAGGTGGTGGGCCAGCCCGATCTTCTCGGGAAGGGCGCCGCATTCCGCGCCATGGTCGAATCCGGCCGCCTGGTGTCGGTCCTGCTGTTCGGACCGCCGGGTACCGGTAAGACGACCCTGGCCCGGCTCATGGCCTCCGAGAGCGACGCGGTATTCGAGCAGCTGACCGCGTCCGCTCACGGGGTGCGTGACGTCCGCCGGGTCCTGGAGGGAGCGGAGCGCCGGCTCGGGGAGCAAGGGACTCGAACGGTGCTCTTCCTGGACGAGATCCATCGCTTCAACAAGGCCCAGCAGGACGCCCTGCTGCCCGGGGTCGAGAACGGCACCGTCATACTGGTCGGCGCTACCACCGAGAACCCGTTCTTCGAGGTCAACTCCCCCCTGATCAGCCGATGCACCCTGCTCCGTCTGGTTCCGCTGTCCGCTGCCGAAGTGGTCGAGCTTCTCGAGCGGGCCCTGACCGACCGCGAGAGGGGGCTGGGTTCCGCAGCGATGGCGATCGACCCGTCGGCCGCCGAGGCCCTGGCCCGTCGGGCGGGAGGGGACGCCCGGCTATCGCTCAACGTCTTGGAACTGGCCGCCATCGTGGCCGGCGGCGGCGGACGGACCACCATCACCTACCGGGATGTGGAGGAGGCCCTCCAGCGCCGCATCATCCGCTACGACAAGAAGGGCGACCAGCACTACGACGTCATCTCGGCCTTCATAAAGTCGATGCGGGGCTCCGACCCCGACGCCGCCCTCTACTGGCTCCACACCATGCTGTCGGCAGGCGAGGATCCGGAGTTCGTGGCACGACGGATGGTCATCTTCGCCTCCGAGGACGTGGGCATGGCCGACCCGGACGCTCTGGTCCAGGCGGTGGCCGCCGCTCAGGCCCTGGCGATGGTCGGCCTGCCCGAGGCGGCCTACAACCTGTCGCAGGCCGCGATCTACCTGGCCACCGCTCCCAAGTCCGACTCGGTGAAGAGATCGATGGGCGCGACCCGCCGGGCGGTCGAGGAGACACCCGCCGCCACCGTTCCCGCCCATCTCCGCTCCACCGGCGGGCGGCTGGTGTCGTCGCAGGTAGACGGCACGCCGGCGGGATATGTTGATCCCCACACGGGACCGGGACATCTCGTTCAGCAGCCTCACCTTCCGGAGCAGATGGAGGGGAGGATCCTCTATCGACCCACCCGCCAGGGCAGGGAGGCGGGCGTTGCCGACCGGCTCGAGGAATGGGACCGGGTACTGGGCCGTCCTACCAGGGCAGGCGATTAG